TTTGTCCGGGTTCAGATAATCGGTCGGCTGACGGGTCTTCCAGTAGCGTTCGATACGTCCGTCGGCGTGGCTCAGCTTGCCGTGGGCGCCGGCGCCGATGCCGAGGAAATCGCCGTATTGCCAGTAGTTGAGGTTGTGCCGGGCACGGCGATCATCCCGCGCATAGGCGGAGATCTCATATTGGGCATAGCTGGCGTCGGCCAGCCGCGCCTGTCCGGCTTCCTGGATATCCCACAACACCTCATCTTCGGGCAGTTTCGGTGGGCGTGAGTAGAACACCGTGTTCGGTTCCAGCGTCAGCTGATACCAGGACAGATGCTCCGGCCCGAGCGCAATTGCCTGCTCGATATCGGCCAGTGCCTGCTCCAGTGTCTGACTGGGCAGGCCGTGCATCAGGTCCAGATTGAGGTTGTCGAAGCCGGCGCGGCGCGCCATGTCCACTGCGGCCAGCGCCTCGCGACCATCATGGATACGGCCCAGTGCCTTGAGGTGATCCGGGTTGAAGCTCTGGATGCCGATGGACAGGCGGTTGATACCGGCGGCGCGGTAGTCCTTGAACTTGGCCTGCTCGAAGGTGCCGGGGTTGGCTTCCAGGGTGATTTCGATGTTGCTGGCAAAACGCAGTCGCCGCTGCATGGCTGTAAGTAGCCGGCCGAGGCCGGCGGCAGAAAACAGGCTCGGGGTGCCGCCGCCGAAGAAGATCGAGGTCAGTTCGCGGCCGTGCGCATGCGCCAGGTCCGCATCCAGATCGGCGATCAGCGCATCGATATAGGCGTCTTCGGGAAGGCCACCCTGGTGGGTATGCGAATTGAAGTCGCAATAGGGGCATTTGCGCACGCACCAGGGAATATGCACATAGGCCGCAAGAGGAGGCAGCGCCATATCGCCCGTTTCAATATTGCTCACACCAACCCCAGGCGGGCACGCAGCAATACCATGGCCCGTGCGCGGTGGCTGAGCTGGTTCTTCTGTTCGGCAGGCAGCTCGGCACTGGAGACGCCCAGCTCGGGCACCAGAAACAGCGGGTCATAGCCGAACCCGTGCTCACCTTGCGCCGCATGCAGAATGCGTCCTTCCCAGGCGCCTTCGCAGATGATCGGTACCGGGTCATCGGCATGACGTACCAGCGCCAGTGCGCAGATGAAGCGTGCGCCGCGCTGCTCGTCGGCCACGTGCTTCAAGGCGTCGAGCAACTTGGTATTGTTGGCGGCGTCGCCCTGGCCGTCAGCGTAGCGCGCCGAGTAGATGCCGGGTGCGCCACCGAGGGCATCGACCGCCAGCCCCGAGTCGTCGGCCAGCGCTGGCAGGCCGGACGCTTGCGAAGCGTGACGGGCCTTGATGATGGCGTTCTCGATAAAGCTCAGACCGGTCTCTTCGGCTTCTTCGCTGATGAAGCGGCTCTGCGGCAGCACCTCGATGTGCTCGCCGAGCATGGCCTGCAGCTCCTTGAGCTTGCCGGCATTATTGCTGGCCAGTACCAGCTGGCTGAACGGCAATGTGACTTTATTCATCGGGGTGAAACTCCTGCTGGAAACGCAGGGTATGCGTCGGCGCCCCTTCTTCTGCCTGGATTCTGACCTCGAACTGCAGCAGTCCGCGTTGGCCAGCAGTGTAGTTGGCAACGAAGTACACGGCGTCCTGTTCCTTCACGCGGATGAACTGCAGTGGCGTGGTCTGTTGCAACAGGTTCTTCACCGTGCCCTCGACGCGTGCGTCCACCGCCTGGGGGCCCTCGGCGCTGTTGCGCTGTACGGCAATGTTCACCACGCCTTGTCGGGGGCCGCGCTGCAAGCCGGTGGCTGCAGCTATGTCCGGTTGCAGAAAGGAGCTGTTAAAGGTGTTGTGATACACCAGCAGGTCGCCGAAGCGTTGCGGGCTTTGCGCCGGGCCTTGCTGGGCGGAGGCGACGGTGGTGGCGAGCATCAGCAGGCCGGCGATCAGAATGCGTTTCATGGTCAACTCCTTGTCAGCGCGTGACACGGTAAATGGCGACTTCGCCGAGCAGGTTGGGCCACCTGGCGCTCAACGTGCTGCTGCGATGGGTCTGGTCCACCACCAGACGATCAAGGATGCGTACCGAGCGCTCATGGCACAGCTTCTCGAAATCCTTGAAGGTACAGAAGTGAATGTTGGGTGTGTTGTACCAGGTATAGGGCATGAACTCGGAGACCGGCATGCGGCCTTTGGTGCCCAGATACAACCGGCAACGCCAGTGTCCGAAGTTCGGAAATGTGAGGATGGCTTCGCGGCCGATACGCAGCATGTCTTCCAGAATGCGGTCGGGATAATGCACCGCCTGCAGCGCCTGGGTCATGACCACGGTATCAAAACTCTGGTCCTCGAAGTTGTCCAGCTCCTGATCCAGATCCTTCTCGATCACGTTTACGCCTTTGCGGATGCAGCTGTTGATCTTGTCCGGATCGATCTCCATGCCGTAGCCGCGCACGTCTTTGTGGGATTGCAGGTATTGCAGCAGTTCGCCATCGCCGCAGCCCAGGTCGAGCAGGCGACTGCCGGGTTGAATCCACTTCTGGATGATCTGCAGATCAGCGCGCAGGCTCATGCGTCCACCTCGATACAATTCATGTAACTGGCCAGTGCTTCAACGTAGCGCGGAATCGGCAACAGAAAGGCATCGTGGCCCTGGGCGGCCTCGATTTCCAGATAGCTGACGTTCTTGCGCGCGGCCATCAGCGCATTGGCCAGCTCGCGTGAGCGGGCCGGCGGAAAGCGCCAGTCGGTGGTGAAGGACATCACCATGCAGCGCGCGGTAACCGGCGCCAGCGCCTTGGCCAGATCGTCGCCGTGGGCCTGGGCGGGGTCGTAATAGTCCAGCGCCTTGGTCATCAGCAGATAGGTGTTGGCATCAAATCGCTCGGAGAATTCCTGGCCCTGATAGCGCAGATAGCTCTCCACCTGGAACTCGACACTGCTGATATCGTAATTGAGACGCTCGGTACGCAATTCGCGGCCGAATTTCTTGCCCATGGCGTCATCCGACAGATAGGTGATATGCCCGACCATCCGCGCCAGTCCGAGGCCGCGCTTGGGGATGACCCCGAAGGCCGCATAGTCGCCGCCATGGAAGTCCGGATCGGTGATGATCGCCTGGCGTGCCACTTCATTGAAGGCAATATTCTGCGCCGACAGCTTGGAGGCGGTGGCGATGGCCACGCAATGCCGTACGCGGTCGGGATAATGAATGGCCCACTGCAGTGCTTGCATGCCGCCGAGGCTGCCGCCAACCACCGCTGCCCAGCAGTCGATATCCAGATGGTCGGCCAGCTGCGCCTGACTGTTGACCCAGTCCTCGACGACAATCATCGGAAAGTTGCCGCCCCAGGTCTTGCCGGTCTGCGGGTCGATGCTCAGCGGGCCGGTCGAGCCGTGGCAGCCGCCGAGGTTGTTCAGACTGACAACGAAGAAGCGGTTGGTATCGATGGGCTTGCCCGGCCCGATACAGGCGTCCCACCAGCCCGGCTTGCGTTCATCCTCGCTGTGATAACCAGCGGCGTGGTGATGACCGGACAGGGCGTGGCAGACCAGCACGGCATTGCTGCGGCTGGCGTTCAACTGGCCATAGGTTTCGTAGACCAGCTCATATTCAGGCAAGGTCCGACCGCAGGCCAGCTGCAGGGGCTCCGTGAAGGTCTGGCGTTGCGGCGAGACCAGGCCGACGGAATCAGCAGGGAATCTGGACATGGGGTTTAGTGTTCCTAATATGGATTCGGTGCGTACTGATGCGGCAGCTTTACGCTGCCTTCAGAGTGCCAGGGTAAGCCCCTTGGGCATCCCGGTAGCGATGGCCAGATTGGTCACCAGCAGCATATCCAGTAGATTCAGCGCGATGAAGGCGAATATCGGCGACAGGTCCAGACCACCCATGGACGGCAGGATGCGGCGGATCGGAGCCAGCACCGGCTCACACAGCTGATACACCAGCACGGCGGCGGGGTTCTGGCTGTGCGGAGCAACCCAGGACAGGATCACGCTGATGATCAGGGCGAAGAAGAACACCTTCAGGAACAGTGCGGTGATACCCACCAGCGACCAGACCAGCAGCTGCAGTATCGCCGGCAGGGCATAACCCATCAACTTGATGATGATGGCCATGAGCACCATCTGCACAATCAGTGCCAGCACCAGCGAAGCGAAATCGACACCGGCAAAGCCCGGAATCACCCGGCGCAGGGGACGCAACAGTGGCTGGGTAGCCCGTGCGATGAACTGCGAGATGGGGTTGTAGAAGTCAGCGCGTACCAACTGCAGGATAAAACGCAGCAGTACCAGCAGCAGATACAGGCTGCCCAGTGTCTGCACTATATAGATGGCTGCCATATTCAGTCCGGTCATGATGTCTCCTCAGGCGAGTTCTTTTGATAGTTCGGCGGAACGCGCGGCGGCAGCTTGCATCGCGCGGGCCACCATGCCGGGCAGGTCATCCCGGCTGAAACTGTTGATGGCTTGTTCGGTGGTGCCGTTGGGCGAGCAGACGCGGCGGCGCAATTCGGCGGTATCCACATCGCTGTGTACCGCCATGTCTGCAGCGCCCAGGGCGGTGAACAGGGTCAGGCGCTCGGCAATGTCGCGCGGCAGACCGAGTTGTTCGCCGGCATTGGTCATGGCTTCCATC
Above is a genomic segment from Halopseudomonas litoralis containing:
- the hemW gene encoding radical SAM family heme chaperone HemW, with translation MALPPLAAYVHIPWCVRKCPYCDFNSHTHQGGLPEDAYIDALIADLDADLAHAHGRELTSIFFGGGTPSLFSAAGLGRLLTAMQRRLRFASNIEITLEANPGTFEQAKFKDYRAAGINRLSIGIQSFNPDHLKALGRIHDGREALAAVDMARRAGFDNLNLDLMHGLPSQTLEQALADIEQAIALGPEHLSWYQLTLEPNTVFYSRPPKLPEDEVLWDIQEAGQARLADASYAQYEISAYARDDRRARHNLNYWQYGDFLGIGAGAHGKLSHADGRIERYWKTRQPTDYLNPDKPFCAGRKSFSASELPFDFLMNALRLVDGVPSAWYTERTGQAIADIAPVLDSAVERGLLEPWQQQLRPTAQGRLFLNDLLEMFL
- the rdgB gene encoding RdgB/HAM1 family non-canonical purine NTP pyrophosphatase; the encoded protein is MNKVTLPFSQLVLASNNAGKLKELQAMLGEHIEVLPQSRFISEEAEETGLSFIENAIIKARHASQASGLPALADDSGLAVDALGGAPGIYSARYADGQGDAANNTKLLDALKHVADEQRGARFICALALVRHADDPVPIICEGAWEGRILHAAQGEHGFGYDPLFLVPELGVSSAELPAEQKNQLSHRARAMVLLRARLGLV
- a CDS encoding DUF4426 domain-containing protein — its product is MKRILIAGLLMLATTVASAQQGPAQSPQRFGDLLVYHNTFNSSFLQPDIAAATGLQRGPRQGVVNIAVQRNSAEGPQAVDARVEGTVKNLLQQTTPLQFIRVKEQDAVYFVANYTAGQRGLLQFEVRIQAEEGAPTHTLRFQQEFHPDE
- the metW gene encoding methionine biosynthesis protein MetW, which encodes MRADLQIIQKWIQPGSRLLDLGCGDGELLQYLQSHKDVRGYGMEIDPDKINSCIRKGVNVIEKDLDQELDNFEDQSFDTVVMTQALQAVHYPDRILEDMLRIGREAILTFPNFGHWRCRLYLGTKGRMPVSEFMPYTWYNTPNIHFCTFKDFEKLCHERSVRILDRLVVDQTHRSSTLSARWPNLLGEVAIYRVTR
- the metX gene encoding homoserine O-succinyltransferase MetX, with product MSRFPADSVGLVSPQRQTFTEPLQLACGRTLPEYELVYETYGQLNASRSNAVLVCHALSGHHHAAGYHSEDERKPGWWDACIGPGKPIDTNRFFVVSLNNLGGCHGSTGPLSIDPQTGKTWGGNFPMIVVEDWVNSQAQLADHLDIDCWAAVVGGSLGGMQALQWAIHYPDRVRHCVAIATASKLSAQNIAFNEVARQAIITDPDFHGGDYAAFGVIPKRGLGLARMVGHITYLSDDAMGKKFGRELRTERLNYDISSVEFQVESYLRYQGQEFSERFDANTYLLMTKALDYYDPAQAHGDDLAKALAPVTARCMVMSFTTDWRFPPARSRELANALMAARKNVSYLEIEAAQGHDAFLLPIPRYVEALASYMNCIEVDA
- a CDS encoding YggT family protein, coding for MTGLNMAAIYIVQTLGSLYLLLVLLRFILQLVRADFYNPISQFIARATQPLLRPLRRVIPGFAGVDFASLVLALIVQMVLMAIIIKLMGYALPAILQLLVWSLVGITALFLKVFFFALIISVILSWVAPHSQNPAAVLVYQLCEPVLAPIRRILPSMGGLDLSPIFAFIALNLLDMLLVTNLAIATGMPKGLTLAL